TTAAACACTTCAATAACCGATGTGATCTTGACTAAagtctaataaattattttttgagatAAATCTTTATGAATAAATCCGTCACGTGTGGTTGTTACAGTGTCAATGTTTTTGTTCGAATAATATTCCTCTTATGGAAAACGAAATTAGACTGCGAATGTTTATGAACAATAAAAACATCCAAACTGGatataaaaaagaatgaaatattcaaataaaatttgtacgacaaaatgcaaaaaaatttgttaaataatgtaTCATTTCAGAGCTTTCAAAAGAATATGTATAAAAGTACATTCGCGGTCCATTAATTAAATCGGTGATATTGGTCACGAAAATCACGTGTAAAATCGTATTTAATTTCCGAGGTGAATAAATCTAGGACATCGTTCAAAAAGCATTATCAGAGCGTACTGGATGCAGCAAGCAATAATCGATCAACTATGCCACTATCGCACAAAGACGACAAAAAAAGCGGTTCATGCATAAAAACACAAATTGATATAATAACATGCATAGTTTGGTAGGCATGCAGtatgaaaagaaaaatgataGTGTAAAAACGTGTATCCCTAAAGCATACCATAGTGTTAAACACTAAACGATAATGTTAAAGCCATAAGCGCTTTTAATACTAACAATCAGTACGTAGTAAATACCAACAAACAGCAATGCGAGGTTCTATTAACGATTATTGGCATAAACCAAGATTCTTCCTTCAGACATTTTGTTTCGCATTGCTTCTTGTCGAAGTACCATCATTAGGTGCCATTTTGATAAAGTAACTTTCATAATGATGATTTAATTTTTGCCAAAATTAACTTCTGGTTATGAATATTTTTACTTGGAATATTTCATTAAGATTATCTTTAATAATAAAGATTTTGTACTGTAATATTTGATACGTTGACTACCTTAGGAGATTAATAATACATgagatttcaaatattaattaaataaaaaatgttaaataccaTTATTGTGATAATGGAAGCTAGAAAAATGAGAGAttgaatttaaaactttaacctgacctaacctaatctcaaTGTGCTTGATCATTTTCTTCATGGCTTTTCAAAATAAGTTAACCTCAAATTAAAGTCTGAGCTATcaaatgtattaattaaatttattaaattacttgttaaatttatagaattaattaaatttgtgtaaAAACCATTCTTTGGAAAAGTAATAGACATCTAGGTTCTTCATACCTCAATAAATATTTCTCTATTAATTTCTCAGTATTTGAGAAATGtgattttgaaagaaaaagtaACTTACATAAATAGcatcaaaatatataatttttttattctgcaaatgttttacatttaaactgtaattattttctaattgctttcaatattttcattgtGGTAGTCAATGTATCAACCATACACTGGgtactaatattaattataatattaatatttaattcccacatacccataatatttattattaaaaataatataatagtcaCTAAAAGCTTGTAATACAAGATGGTCCAAAAGTCACaagaagttttagaaatttaattaatcttttatttttaattctttctttCACAATAAGATCTTTTAAGAAAGTAATTATAAGAAACTTCATTATTAAGTAGCgtgtaacaattttattataatatttcatatggaaaatttacatttgaatTCATTTATAAAGAGATGTAAAAAATGATACAGTTACTAAAATTGGATATTTTTAAAGAGTAACAAAGAACATTGacaaaagaacaaaaatttgccaaattaaagatagttataatatttacaaaatattatgaTAAAAGATATTGTGAAGTTTACAATATAATAACAAATTCTTGAGAACTAAAAACTGCAAGTTCATTACTTCTCTAATCCTTAAATAGCGTAGTTAGATCTTTACTTAATCCATGatctataatttaaatttaattataaattcatattcattaatatttttgatttcTTACTACTTTCTTAGATATTATTTTTGAAcccataaaatattattatacttgatgAATATTTAAACTATCCATTTAGAAATTGGAGTGTTTGAAATGTGACTAGTGTTGTCAGAGAATGAAACCTGACTTCTGGTCCATCCTGAATATAATTGTATCAATTATCAAAGTTGATTATCAAAATGTAATTCGATACTATAGCCGAGCtagtaatattatataattaatgtataattaacGACTAAGAATACCATACAATACTGACCATCTTGGTCTTCATGCAGGGTAGAATGCATGGAATCGATGGAGTCCAGCTTTCGCTTGATTCCGCGGCCGAGGGCATGTTCCCTGCCCTCGCACCTCACTGTGCTCACCACACCTTCGGCTTGCTTCAACGTCTCTGACGTATAGATCTGTCAAATACAACTCGATCAACTCAGGCACAAGCCTACCAGTCACATGCTAATATTCATATCAATCTATCGACATCCGAACCGCTCATTTCGATTCGATAAACCCCTTTTTCTCTCTCTGGTTCTCGTTCACTCTTTGTTCCAGCAAGATCCTCATCATTCTTTCGACCGAGCGTGAAAAACACAAGTGAActgaatattataaaagaaagaACAAAGGAAACGTAAGAGCTACCAGAACAGAATGATCATTGATTCGACGCGATAACAAACGTTTTGAAAGAATGACGCGACAAACGTACAGAGAGTTACTGGAAAACTTACGTTTTCTACGCTATCGGTGGCCGAATATGACACGTTCAAAATTTCATTCTTCGATGCATGCAAACGAGAAAAATGATATATACCAACGTGACAAAATCCAAACTCTGATTACGCATGCTCATCGCAagattttcatttctttttttcgtttcgaatatttaggaatatgtataatttttatcaaaGAATGTATTGCttagcaaaaatttattttttctctgtttgccattataaaaatttatagttttttTTTCGTTCAGTTGACCCGTTAACACACGGTCGATAATACAAATTACATTATTGCAATGTACGTTATAAATAATAACGCTAAAAGCGAGTTGAATCCGCTCGGCCCACGAAAGTGTCGGCCACGTGAAAAATCAATAACGTTaaatacaaactaattacaaaCTTAATAAGTATCGATTAAAACGAGTGTATCAAACCCTTGCGAGCAAGGTAATGCCACTGATGTCCAatgtaaaatgtacaaaatcaaTGAATCAACCCGTACGAAAGAAAGATGCTCATTCGTCCGACGATGAGTCTGTCTCCTCACCGTCGTCAGCCTCTTGCGCATATACGaattgattgtaaatgtatggaTTTATATAGGTCTGTTTGCTGGGCGAATAATTAACGACAGCAATGCCATTAGAATCAGACCTGTAATTGTACAAATGAGGATAGAGCCCAGCTGGCGCGGCGATACCgacgtttacaaatttttcataattttcgttCGAGGGACAATAAGAGACTCCGACGTTCTGGTCTAAAGATTTATCTTCCAAATTCTGATCTATGTCATCTTGCTCTACCATGTTCTGCGCTATTTGCGTATCAATTTGATCGGCAGTCCCGATGCAAGGCTTAGGATCGAATTTCGTTTGCGGTAACATCGTATAATGCGCATGGTCTGGCACTAAAGTTTGCTGTCGATAAACGTTTGCATTGTGAACGTATTGTTGGCTATGATAGAGGATCGGCTGATAATGACCGTGACCTACAACCGGTAACGTATTGACATCCATCTCCGTATAAGAGACATCCGTCATTTCTTTAGTAACGCTTAGTTGATCTTCCACGAGGGAGTGGTCCATTGTGTCTGAATATATGGAATGATTTGGTGATGATGTGTCCATATGCTCCTGTGAGTCAGCGTATGTGTTTTCAGGGTGTGTCGTATCGGCTGGCTGGTGCATGTCTGTTAAGGTTAGATGACGGTGGACTTGATCTACATGGGTACCAACCTGGATCCCAGTAGTCACCGTCGATTCCACATATGTCTTTCCATGAAGACCTGGCTGACTAAGAGTGATTTCCTTCGTAGTGATACCTTGAATTCGCCAATCCTCGGACGCGACTGGCACGTCGCCTGAATCCGGCTCGCTGCTTGACACGCAATGAACCATTGGCTGGAAATAATAATCGATTACGGTCGATGTTTGGATTAATTAAACCAGAGATGGCTAACGGGGGCTCGAGAGCGGTTTCCATCCCTACTTTCTCGGTTCATCGAGGTGTAGACCACCATATTTACTTGTGCTGTGATTTGGTGCATCTTCGGGTTAACACAGGGTATACATGAAGTGGTGATTAGCCAGCTGAATTGTGGGAAAATAGAATGAGTGATGGTGGCGGGACAGATTCACCGACGATGGGGACACAGCTCCCGTCAGGGGAGTTAGCCATCCCTGGATTAGACAATTGTTTTCTTCCTTTAACATCTTATTCTGAATGAAatcaacttttattattaacttaataatttacaCGTTACAAAAGAAATTCACGCTAACGGTAATCTACTTTGTAATATGGGGCTTTGTTTTCGAGGTTTCTGCTATTTTGATATGGAGATCCACACTTACATAGAAAAACGTGGACGTGTGAGCAAAAATACCGAGCCAGGATTCGAATCCAGGTCTTTCATTTGCCAGGTGACTCTAACTATTCACAAGAGACTCCCTAGTCTCTTAAGACACAAATGGCTGCTGTCTACAATGTAAATAGTCTCTTAATGTTTGACAGGGATATCTTTATAGATACAAGTCTCTTAAGCTTAATTACCTAAGCTTTCAATTGACTTAACAAGTTCGAAACGGTCGATGTTAACAGAGGCTACTCTTCAACATCGCTATCAATAAATCGTGAATCGTTCAAGACCATAATCGAACGTGTACTGGTGAAACTCACAACCGTTATCCATCTGCATTCACCGCTACCGTGGgtcaaaacagaaaaattgttGCAGCACGCCACAATAAGTATCTGTAAACTGCAAAATCCATGCGTACcaaaactcttattattaataatcaacTATCTTCTAAACTCTTTCATTTCTACtcctgtaatatctcgaaaacgaaGCTCCAGATTGCAAAATGATACTCTTCACTTTTAACAcaaacaaaatttcttttaactACTTGCAGTACGTTTCGCTGTTATAAAACATTTATCACAtcaaattattgtttaaaaGTTGAGTATTACCGTGGAGGAAGAGTGATGCCTTGCAGGTGGCGCTGGCGAAGCCGCTCCATGCGTTGTAGTATCCACAGCAGGACTATTCGACCTGTGACTATTTCCTGGACTGTGTGTGGTGGTGTCTGGAGGAGATCCTTGCCTCATCATCGCTGACTGAGCCATGTTCGCTTGATTCCCAGCTGTTTGGGTCGATACAGAATGTCTCGCCATCAGCGGACTGTGTTGGTCGCTTTGCTGGGCCGTTTTCTCAACGACAGTCGTGCTGCTGCTAGCAAGAACATATTGTTGCTGCTCAATGTTCTGCTCCGAAGACGGGGAATTCACGCTGCTTTTCGGGGAGGTAGGTGCTTTTCCTTGAATCATTCCGGAACTTAAAATGTACGACTGATTGTGGTCAATGTTCAGCGAAGGATCGACGGTCGTCCCGTTGGAGGCTGCAGCTTGAAAATTAGGTATCTGGTTGTTGGACACCATGGTCGTTTGTTGCTGTACAATCGTCGTGTTTTGTTGAACAAAAGTTGTGTTCTGTTGATTGGGTGCCGACGACACAGCAATGTTTTGCGCAGTTCCGCAAGGTACCATCAAAGTTTGCCCGTTCATCTGAATAAATTCCTGTTGGCCCTGCATATTGGTCGGCCTAACTTGCGAGGTATTGAATGTCACTTGCTGATTAGGACTGACGTTCGCCACTATCGGGCTCAACTGATTCCCGAACGATGTTGTTCCGTTCACCAGAAACTGGCCGCTGTTCGGCGACAGGAATTGTGCGCTTGGACTGTGTTGTTGAATAATTTTTCCACCGGCTGTCTGCGGTGCTCGGATAACCATTCCAGCAGGACCAGCTGCTAAAATGCTTTGACTCGGGTTAAATATTCCGCTGTGGCTTTGCACTGGAGTTAACACATTCTGACCGTTCACGTTCTGTATTTGTAGCTGCATACCGATGTTGCCTGTATCTTGCAGCAAGGTCGCAGTTCCATCAGCAGACATGACCATGCTTCCTATGCCAGGGACGATAAATTGCTGAATAGTAGGGAAATTCTGAACCATTCCAGTGGCCCCGTTCAGTAAATTTACTGGTTGAAGAAGGTTGATTTGCTGAGTCGGTTGAGGGTTGGTGATGATCTGCTGAGCATTGAACTGTGCCGATGTTGTACCAGCCTGTCCGTTCATAACCAACTGAGCTGGAGCTCCACCTTTCCCTGGCACGATGGTCAACGCTTGCAACATCGGACCACCTATGCTCTGAGTCTGGAAATTTTGTTGGGCGAAGTTCGACTGTGACTGCATCAGCATGCCAGTATTCTGCTGTGAAGAAGCGATGTGCAACATCGAGGCTACTGTTTGCGGATTTGCCTTTCGTTTTTTGTACCCTTTCTTTTTACTCATTGCCGATTCGGGTGACAACAATGCTGGCTGTCGATTCACCATTCCCTGATTTGTGCTGACGTTCCTCGCGACATCTTGATTAGCGTCCAGAATCGACTGAGCGTTTTGTATCACGTTGCCAGTCGCAACGGTTAGATGCGGTATTTGAACGTTCTGACCTATGCTGTCCATTGTCATGACACCGGGCTGTATAAGTACTGGAGTTTGAATGGTGTTCACCAGCACCGTAGGTTGTCCTATAACTTGCTGAGCCACGCCAACAGCAGGGATGACTTGACTAACAGCTCCCGTGACACTAGTGACCATGGGTGACACCGACAGTGGTggcatagaattagaattagaaataattttcgGAGGAGGAGGTGCCATTACACCGTTGATGCCTGATCCCGTGCTGGCCATTATAAGCTGCCCGCCGTTAGATACGAGTATATGGCCAGGAGGTAAGGTTGATCCAGCGGGATGTTTCAGTATACCGCCAGACGTAAGCACATTGTGAACCTGAACATTGGACTGAGGATGCTGCTGCGTtagttgttgctgctgttgctgatTTTGTGGCTGTACCGGTGAACTAGTACTAGCCTGAGGTACTTGTATGCTACTGACGACGCTTTGAACCATCTCTAACGGTGACTTCGAGACACTAATCGCTATCGATGGTTGACTACTTGGAAGCGAGGAAGTTGTAGTCACGGTAGTAGTTGGTACATTCGTTAGAGCCGTTGATGGCTGAGGTTTGTTCGAAAGTATGTCTGGTATGGCGGGATTCGGTATTCCAGAAGGTGTATTAATCGATACGGTAGCGGTGTTTGCCCTTCCAGCTAGCACAGACGTGATAGTATTGCTGCTAACAGTATGTCCACTCGCCATTGTGGTTATCACCGATGAGGTACTATTAAAATGATTCATTGGTATTCTAGAAACGGCATTCACGGTGTGCGGATGTGGCTGATAACCATCCAAAGACGACTGTCTCGTAGTCTGCCGTTTCACTATTTGAGACGTCACGTTGTCCGAAGTAGAAGTAGACGTTTGCGAGGATGACGTGCTAGAAGGAACTACATTCGAGCTGGTTGTGGCGGAACAAGGCGTATCGGAACGCTGTTCCTGAACACCGCTGCTCATCGAAGATTGTGACGGCTGTTGGGCCTGAGGCGTTAAAGGTTGAGATGGCACTTGACCAGACATTGAATGTGAATGAGGTGTTGGCGGTTGCGAATAACTATGTGGCGTCGACGGCTGAGACGAAATAAGACTTTGCGGAGTCGCCGGTTGCGATATTCCAGGCGTGGATGAAGCTGGTGTATCCGAATTTGCTGGACTGTTCGTGCCGATGGGAGACCCATGACTCGTGCTCACAGTACCACCCTGAATTGGTCTTGAATCGGCTTGCTGTTGATTGTTCTGATACTGTTCTCCAAACGTGGACGACGTAACGGGATCTTCACGCTGATCCGAATGTATCAGGTATTGCCGCTGCATTTGCTGTTTGTACTGATCCTGCACGTAAGACTGCGTGTCAGCACTGGTAACACAACCTTGACAAGGACTACTTTCGGAATCTGTTCCTCCGCTGCTGGACGTCGGTGTCATGCTGCTGTGCACAACAACTGGGGAGGTTGCGTGATTCTTCACAGAATTAAACGTAGACGTACTGGTGGGGCTGGTGCCGGAAGAAGGCTTTGGTTGTGGAAGATAAGAATTATTAGACAGATGCGATCCATGGTTTGTCTGTGGTGTTTTGGAATTGTTGATCATTCCCACTTGAGAACTGCTGACACCAGTCTGTCTCGATATCGTGCTGTTCAGCAGAGCAGTCTGCTGCGCGAGGTAACCGCTAGGATCTTCTAAGAACGATGGGCCACTGCTGTTGACGGTCGAACCTATCTGATTATTACTTTGCTGATTCTTTTCGTTAAACTCGTCGATCGGACTCGACGCAGATTGGTCCAGACTGTTACTCCTGACATCCGTAACGCTATGCTGACGTTGCTTTTTCACCATAATCTTACTGGACTTCGCCTTCTTTCGCGCTACCTCATCGGTCCAGGTAGAAGCTTGTGGAATGTGATGATGCAGAGGTGGAACACGATCGAAGGAGTTACAAGTGATATTCTGGACTGTGACGAGAGAAGGCTGATGAGAACTCGAGGCAGATCGGTTTTGTTGCCAGGGCGGTGTTCTCGAATTGAAATGCATGTTACCGGGCTGCCCGTTTGGTCCCATTCCAGGTTGTGCTTCAACAGCATGATTGGTGTTCGGGCTCCTTCCCGTTAGATTAGACAAAGCGTATTGCTGCTGATGTTTGACATCGGCAACGGTTCCTTTCGAGGTATCGAAATTTCTCACAGGATACTGAACCTGATTCTGCGTGTACATACGTTGCATGTTTTCGTGCGAATTATTTTGTAGGTTTCCGTTTTGTACGACGTGATGCCGCTGCagcgtgtgattgtgcaacagaagttgttgttgttgctgctgctgctgcatcTGTTTCGCGTTCAGATCCTCGTCGCTAACGGAAGGGGCACGATTGTGTCTGTTCTGAATATCAGCGGCACTCATCACGGAACCCGGCGCTTGTTGTTGCATCACGTCTAAGGAATGATGATTCAACTGTTGATTAGGATACTGAGATTGCACGCACACTTGAGACACCTGTTGTTgatgctgctgttgttgctgctgctgcaaCTGCTGAATTTGCATTTGGAAATGATCCGCCGATTGAGCCTGCATCAGGTGTTGATTAGGCTGATGTTGCTGGGCTTGTTGCTGCATCTGATGTTGGTGGATTTGATGCAACTGCGGATGAAGTGTTGTTTGCGACACCTGCGATGGCTGCATGTGGTGCACGTAATTCTCCGAAGAATGCTGAGGATTGTAATTCCCTGATTGCTGTTCGACGTCTTGACTCAGATGTTGCTGCGTTTGCTGCTGTTGCATCTTATGCTTCTGCGTTTGCTGCATATGcagttgctgctgctgttgctgctgattCAGGTGCTCCTGTTGTTGCATCACGTGTAACGACTGTTGATTTAACTGATTAACGTAATGAGGAGCTTGCTGCTGCGTTAACTGATTCACAACGGCATTCTGATGTTGTTGCTGTTCATGTTGATGTAAAATCTGCATATGTTGCATCTGTTGATGATGGGGTAACAACTGCTGCgactgttgttgctgctgttgctgttgctgttgcgaTATATGTTGTTGCATaagttgttgctgttgctgctgctgttgttgcagTATAAGCTGTTGGTGTTGTTGCTGTAAcagctgttgctgctgctgagTCATGTTGTTAAAATTAGCGCCTTGCTGATTCATGATCAGCGAATTTCCCATCAGCATCCCTGACATGTTATGCTGACCTAACCTCTGCTGAGGGTTTCTCGTTGCACAGCCGTTTACGTCCTGATTCTGCAGGGGTGAGTTTAATGTCTGATGACAGATCTGCTGGTTACTCTGTTGAACTTGCAGATTGGGAATAGCGATTGGCCACACCTAAAATGTAAACGATTGTTTCGTATTACTAATATgttacaaacattaaatataatataaagtttaatataaattgataacTAAATAGAAggttgatttttattaaaattatgacaTTACCTGCGATCCATTAGGCACCGGTGAGCCTTGCACTCCAGACGCTGCAACAATAGCCCTTTCGCGTTGTGCCATAAGTTGTGAGACCGAAACTCCGGAAAAAATGTTCCCTATTCCCCCtagttttctcttctttttcttgttGAGACCATCTGTCgaacaaaagaaaattcatGTCGGTTCAGTCGTACGAAGAAATTCAGTTATTAAACGCTTAACGTATTAAGAGAATAGTTCTTAATGGAATGCCCAAGGCGCGGTAACTCTTCGAGGTCgtggaaaattaaaatacaactCATTTCCCTAACCCTAATTTTAACCCTCCGCTTATTATTCAAGCGCTGCTTCAGCCTTCTTAATGAACAGGCGTCCCATTTGAAGTTCCGCCGCAAGGTTAAATCCTATTTAACGTAACAATTTCGGGATTCGTGTCCCTTAGTCGCCAACTTCCATTTTATCTTccttacaaattaatattttttttcttaatccACGACTGTTTCGACAACCATATCACTTAAAAATACttcttcaaacaattcaaatttgtttataattatatgCAGTTGATTTCAAGAACTGTCATTATGAAATTAAAGGAGGCACAAAATAAAAGATAAGAACCCGAAGAATTCGTGCGTAacaaatgattataaaatatctGAAGAAGAAATAATTCATACGCTCGAAACCGAATAAAATTGTACGACCCTTTTACAGTGAATGGTCGACAAGCTGCCATAACAAGCGTTCACACTACGAAATTACCTTGATTTACGAGGATAGCAGAAAGCAGAATGGTGAAAGGGTGGCAAAGGGGATGGTTTTCAATGGCGGTCTTTTATCCGTAAGCCTACAGCGGATAATTATTCTCCACGGTTACAACGGGGGAAGATAATTCGGAAGCGAGAGAAGGAAGACGAAGAGGATGAAGAGGAGAACGAATGAAAGAGAGGTAGGGCGGAAGTACTAATGAATCTACCTAGAAGAAGGGCAGGTTGTCTGCGACGGTAGTTTAACCCGATTTCCAAGGGGGTGAAGATTTACGTAAAATCTTTGAAGCATTTCGTGGCTTTCGGGGGTGGATTGTATGAACGCATCAAATCTCCCTCTTTAACCCTCCAAAAATCTGCAGTCAATGGCGTATAAATATAAAGCG
This Megachile rotundata isolate GNS110a chromosome 7, iyMegRotu1, whole genome shotgun sequence DNA region includes the following protein-coding sequences:
- the LOC100879726 gene encoding uncharacterized protein LOC100879726 isoform X8, which encodes MAGKPEQPSTHPAPPNHGHHHHHYQQQQQQQHQQQQEQQQVHPQHAQGIQQNSVLVYVSGENFAYATAVGQNAAAAAAAATAVGYQSPQQATYAGILPPQVATAATTFPAKTAIYCNDNSGVVGGTANNCCRLKPLEYASADGDSSRSARSLSTGNAEDEEDYGTIVANNGLLYRQTNLVQAIGTPTATTMTCAVSTCDNKNPTNRSPLENDSSGGTESLAANNVEPIGRVNGSDMVPNKLFPSSRIHGEIYPPGARLVDGYSDSGRIVQGNSGEGCVGLLSDDACAAYARQGNETSQTSSSSSVFQGDSVEQRVNMEEKSRQQDGFDNQAGSSLSSSSSNVGISGGGSVVVGSGGSGATSCDSVRSDTGESSTYSSLSSPESQSQSAHDGLSTASVNGGGSCAQQAARQPPLPRINGSNNNNNTVQQNVVLTMNGSAVITQQQQQTITVPRGWKRICTNGVIIYISPSSTALGSLDQLKEYLTTVGTCKCGLECPLRPEQVFNFDPKVATRPWSPDQGKTREMTKLCNHKRKLLLPTTAAGSSVASCTPAVSSSSALSSGQAATAIHVNADSPTSPDKARKDGLNKKKKRKLGGIGNIFSGVSVSQLMAQRERAIVAASGVQGSPVPNGSQVWPIAIPNLQVQQSNQQICHQTLNSPLQNQDVNGCATRNPQQRLGQHNMSGMLMGNSLIMNQQGANFNNMTQQQQQLLQQQHQQLILQQQQQQQQQLMQQHISQQQQQQQQQQSQQLLPHHQQMQHMQILHQHEQQQHQNAVVNQLTQQQAPHYVNQLNQQSLHVMQQQEHLNQQQQQQQLHMQQTQKHKMQQQQTQQHLSQDVEQQSGNYNPQHSSENYVHHMQPSQVSQTTLHPQLHQIHQHQMQQQAQQHQPNQHLMQAQSADHFQMQIQQLQQQQQQQHQQQVSQVCVQSQYPNQQLNHHSLDVMQQQAPGSVMSAADIQNRHNRAPSVSDEDLNAKQMQQQQQQQQLLLHNHTLQRHHVVQNGNLQNNSHENMQRMYTQNQVQYPVRNFDTSKGTVADVKHQQQYALSNLTGRSPNTNHAVEAQPGMGPNGQPGNMHFNSRTPPWQQNRSASSSHQPSLVTVQNITCNSFDRVPPLHHHIPQASTWTDEVARKKAKSSKIMVKKQRQHSVTDVRSNSLDQSASSPIDEFNEKNQQSNNQIGSTVNSSGPSFLEDPSGYLAQQTALLNSTISRQTGVSSSQVGMINNSKTPQTNHGSHLSNNSYLPQPKPSSGTSPTSTSTFNSVKNHATSPVVVHSSMTPTSSSGGTDSESSPCQGCVTSADTQSYVQDQYKQQMQRQYLIHSDQREDPVTSSTFGEQYQNNQQQADSRPIQGGTVSTSHGSPIGTNSPANSDTPASSTPGISQPATPQSLISSQPSTPHSYSQPPTPHSHSMSGQVPSQPLTPQAQQPSQSSMSSGVQEQRSDTPCSATTSSNVVPSSTSSSQTSTSTSDNVTSQIVKRQTTRQSSLDGYQPHPHTVNAVSRIPMNHFNSTSSVITTMASGHTVSSNTITSVLAGRANTATVSINTPSGIPNPAIPDILSNKPQPSTALTNVPTTTVTTTSSLPSSQPSIAISVSKSPLEMVQSVVSSIQVPQASTSSPVQPQNQQQQQQLTQQHPQSNVQVHNVLTSGGILKHPAGSTLPPGHILVSNGGQLIMASTGSGINGVMAPPPPKIISNSNSMPPLSVSPMVTSVTGAVSQVIPAVGVAQQVIGQPTVLVNTIQTPVLIQPGVMTMDSIGQNVQIPHLTVATGNVIQNAQSILDANQDVARNVSTNQGMVNRQPALLSPESAMSKKKGYKKRKANPQTVASMLHIASSQQNTGMLMQSQSNFAQQNFQTQSIGGPMLQALTIVPGKGGAPAQLVMNGQAGTTSAQFNAQQIITNPQPTQQINLLQPVNLLNGATGMVQNFPTIQQFIVPGIGSMVMSADGTATLLQDTGNIGMQLQIQNVNGQNVLTPVQSHSGIFNPSQSILAAGPAGMVIRAPQTAGGKIIQQHSPSAQFLSPNSGQFLVNGTTSFGNQLSPIVANVSPNQQVTFNTSQVRPTNMQGQQEFIQMNGQTLMVPCGTAQNIAVSSAPNQQNTTFVQQNTTIVQQQTTMVSNNQIPNFQAAASNGTTVDPSLNIDHNQSYILSSGMIQGKAPTSPKSSVNSPSSEQNIEQQQYVLASSSTTVVEKTAQQSDQHSPLMARHSVSTQTAGNQANMAQSAMMRQGSPPDTTTHSPGNSHRSNSPAVDTTTHGAASPAPPARHHSSSTFTDTYCGVLQQFFCFDPR